From Pseudomonas putida, one genomic window encodes:
- a CDS encoding LysR family transcriptional regulator: MALDMLREIQAFVSVAHKRSFVAAARALGRSPSAVTRAVQALEDNTGCKLLNRNANAVTLTDAGERLLPHAERLLDVQRDAADELAALSGSAQGWIRFGVPQLLGEHVLPAVLAAFSQRHPQVTLDVHYRDEALDPLLGKLDFVVRGAFPQSSELIGYPLWRYQRHLYASPDYLARHGMPKRPEDLADHSLILHTAPRILKAWHFYRDGRITSLRPHPRLRLSSGDAVYHSTLAGAGIARLADWVGEAQVSAGRLVRVCADYRLTSSNGQDPQMHAVYPAGGLPARVRELLLALREAGNGGSRQAR, translated from the coding sequence ATGGCATTGGACATGCTGCGCGAAATCCAGGCGTTCGTCAGCGTCGCGCATAAACGCAGCTTCGTCGCCGCTGCACGCGCCCTGGGCCGCTCGCCCAGCGCCGTTACACGGGCGGTGCAGGCCCTGGAAGACAACACCGGGTGCAAGTTGCTCAACCGCAACGCCAACGCGGTGACCCTGACCGATGCCGGCGAGCGACTACTCCCCCATGCCGAGCGCTTGCTTGATGTGCAACGTGATGCCGCGGATGAATTGGCCGCACTCAGTGGCAGCGCCCAAGGCTGGATCCGCTTCGGCGTGCCGCAACTGCTTGGCGAACACGTGCTGCCGGCTGTGCTGGCGGCGTTTTCCCAGCGCCACCCACAGGTAACGCTGGACGTGCACTACCGTGACGAGGCGCTCGACCCATTGCTGGGCAAGCTTGATTTCGTGGTGCGCGGCGCGTTTCCACAATCAAGCGAGCTGATCGGTTATCCACTGTGGCGCTACCAGCGCCATCTGTATGCCAGCCCGGACTATCTGGCGCGCCATGGCATGCCCAAGCGGCCAGAGGATCTGGCTGACCATTCCCTGATCCTGCATACCGCCCCGCGCATTCTCAAGGCCTGGCACTTTTACCGCGACGGCCGAATTACCAGCCTGCGCCCCCATCCAAGGCTGCGACTGAGCTCAGGCGATGCGGTCTATCACAGTACGCTGGCCGGTGCCGGCATTGCCCGCTTGGCCGACTGGGTGGGCGAAGCACAAGTCAGCGCCGGCCGTTTGGTACGTGTTTGCGCTGATTACCGGCTGACATCCAGTAACGGCCAAGACCCGCAAATGCACGCCGTGTATCCTGCCGGCGGGTTGCCAGCGCGGGTCCGTGAGCTGCTGCTGGCACTGCGCGAGGCAGGCAATGGGGGCAGCCGGCAGGCACGCTGA
- a CDS encoding sulfite exporter TauE/SafE family protein, with translation MMDIAVLSLFAFAAGLIDAAVGGGGLIQIPALFNVLPTAQPAALLGSNKLASVCGTAFAARSFIRKVTLDWGLIVPAALSAFIMSFAGAATVSLVPPSVMRPAVLVLIVLMAIYTFCKKDFGTLHAPAKIGRKEQCLAVLIGGAIGFYDGLFGPGTGSFLIFLFIRFFALDFLHASASAKVVNIATNLAALVFFVPSGNVLYAIALPMAACNVLGALTGTWLAVRKGAGFVRGLFLVLLCVLIAKLSWDLLIG, from the coding sequence ATCATGGATATCGCCGTACTCTCCCTGTTCGCTTTTGCCGCCGGCCTCATCGATGCTGCGGTCGGAGGTGGTGGGCTCATTCAGATTCCGGCACTGTTCAATGTACTGCCCACGGCGCAACCTGCGGCCTTGCTGGGCAGCAACAAACTGGCATCGGTATGCGGCACGGCGTTCGCGGCGCGCTCGTTCATTCGCAAGGTCACCCTGGACTGGGGGTTGATCGTGCCGGCGGCGCTCAGTGCGTTCATCATGTCGTTTGCAGGGGCCGCCACGGTGTCGCTGGTGCCGCCCAGCGTGATGCGACCAGCCGTGCTGGTGCTGATCGTGCTGATGGCGATCTACACCTTTTGCAAGAAAGATTTCGGCACCTTGCACGCACCGGCAAAGATCGGCCGCAAGGAGCAATGCCTGGCGGTACTGATCGGCGGCGCCATCGGTTTCTACGACGGCCTGTTCGGGCCGGGTACCGGCAGCTTCCTGATCTTCCTGTTCATTCGCTTTTTCGCGTTGGACTTCCTGCACGCTTCGGCATCGGCCAAGGTGGTCAACATCGCCACCAACCTCGCGGCGCTGGTGTTCTTCGTGCCCTCGGGCAATGTGCTGTATGCCATTGCTTTGCCCATGGCCGCATGCAACGTGCTTGGAGCGCTGACCGGGACCTGGCTGGCCGTGCGCAAGGGCGCAGGCTTTGTGCGCGGGCTGTTCCTGGTCTTGCTGTGCGTGCTGATCGCCAAGCTGTCCTGGGACTTGCTGATAGGCTAA
- a CDS encoding SLC13 family permease gives MNQELLWVLGLLAVVIVLFVINRPRMDVVALMVILALPLSGILTVQQALAGFSDPNVVLIAALFVIGEGLVRTGIAYRIGEWMSDRAGNSEARLLVLLMVSVAGLGSVMSSTGVVAIFIPVVLSIAARLQISPSRLMMPLSFAGLISGMLSLVATPPNVVVHSELVRHGEQGFSFFSFTPFGLVVLVLGIGYMLLTRHWLNGEIRKDGRVESRRTLLDLVLDYKLNGRERRLRIRPRSPLIGHTLGELELRTRHGANVIGIERQHKFTTRVIAADSSTVLQQGDVLLLDLFANRDDLRNLCHTMQLEPLHFKAAYFIDQSQELGMAEVSLPPGSQLVGKSILSLAFRTRYGLNVVGLRREQKAIDERLVEEPLRLGDTLLVVGPWKAVRQLQSQPKDFLVLSLPAEIDQVAPARTRAPYALISLAVMVGLMVSGVVPNVIAALIGCLLMGAGRCIDMNSAYRAVHWPSLILIVGMLPFAQALQQTGGIDLAVGGLVSLLGDAGPIAMLVCLFMVTAVIGLFISNTATAVLMAPVAISTAAQLGLSPYPFAMIVALAASAAFMTPVSSPVNTLVLGPGQYRFADFVKVGVPFTVLVMLVAVVMVPWFYGL, from the coding sequence ATGAACCAGGAACTGCTCTGGGTCCTCGGCCTGTTGGCTGTCGTCATCGTGCTCTTCGTCATCAACCGACCACGCATGGACGTCGTCGCGCTGATGGTGATTCTCGCCCTGCCCCTGTCGGGCATCCTCACCGTGCAGCAGGCCTTGGCCGGCTTCAGCGACCCCAACGTGGTATTGATCGCAGCCTTGTTCGTGATCGGCGAAGGGCTGGTGCGGACCGGCATCGCTTACCGCATCGGCGAATGGATGAGCGACCGGGCCGGCAATAGCGAGGCACGCCTGCTGGTGTTGCTGATGGTATCGGTGGCCGGGCTGGGCTCGGTGATGAGTTCGACTGGCGTGGTCGCGATCTTTATCCCGGTGGTGTTGAGCATCGCCGCACGTCTGCAGATTTCGCCCAGCCGCCTGATGATGCCGCTGAGCTTTGCAGGCCTGATCAGCGGCATGCTCAGCCTGGTGGCCACACCGCCCAACGTGGTGGTGCACAGCGAGCTGGTGCGCCACGGCGAGCAAGGTTTCAGCTTCTTCAGCTTCACGCCCTTCGGCCTGGTGGTGCTGGTGCTGGGGATCGGCTACATGCTGCTGACACGCCACTGGCTCAATGGCGAAATACGCAAGGACGGCCGAGTGGAAAGCCGCCGCACCCTGCTCGACCTGGTACTGGACTACAAGCTCAACGGCCGGGAGCGGCGCCTGCGTATTCGCCCGCGCTCCCCGCTGATCGGCCATACCCTCGGGGAGTTGGAGCTGCGCACCCGGCATGGCGCCAACGTGATCGGCATCGAACGCCAGCACAAATTCACCACCAGGGTGATCGCAGCCGATTCGAGCACCGTCCTGCAGCAGGGTGATGTGCTGCTGCTCGACCTGTTCGCCAATCGCGACGACCTGCGCAACCTGTGCCATACCATGCAGCTGGAACCGTTGCACTTCAAGGCCGCGTATTTCATCGACCAGTCCCAGGAGCTGGGCATGGCCGAAGTGTCCCTGCCGCCCGGCTCGCAACTGGTCGGTAAAAGTATCCTGAGCCTCGCCTTTCGTACCCGCTACGGCCTTAACGTGGTGGGCTTGCGCCGTGAGCAGAAAGCGATCGACGAGCGCCTGGTAGAAGAGCCCCTGCGCCTGGGCGACACGCTGCTGGTTGTCGGCCCGTGGAAGGCGGTGCGCCAGTTGCAAAGCCAGCCAAAGGACTTCCTGGTACTGAGCTTGCCTGCCGAAATCGACCAAGTGGCACCGGCCCGTACCCGCGCACCCTATGCCCTGATCAGCCTGGCGGTGATGGTCGGGCTGATGGTCAGCGGCGTGGTACCCAATGTGATCGCCGCGTTGATCGGCTGCCTATTGATGGGGGCCGGGCGTTGCATCGATATGAACAGCGCCTACCGCGCCGTTCACTGGCCAAGCCTGATATTGATCGTCGGCATGCTGCCCTTCGCCCAGGCGCTGCAGCAAACTGGGGGCATCGACCTGGCAGTGGGCGGGCTGGTCAGCCTGTTGGGCGACGCCGGGCCGATCGCCATGCTCGTCTGCCTGTTCATGGTCACAGCGGTGATCGGCCTGTTCATCTCCAATACGGCGACCGCAGTACTGATGGCACCCGTGGCGATCAGCACCGCGGCCCAGCTCGGCCTGTCGCCGTATCCGTTCGCCATGATCGTGGCCCTGGCCGCATCGGCGGCGTTCATGACCCCGGTTTCCTCGCCGGTGAATACCCTGGTGCTCGGCCCGGGCCAGTACCGCTTCGCCGACTTCGTCAAGGTTGGTGTGCCCTTCACTGTGCTGGTGATGCTGGTAGCGGTGGTAATGGTGCCGTGGTTCTACGGTCTATGA
- a CDS encoding sensor domain-containing diguanylate cyclase, protein MSVEPMVYSAKSRVLPYVALFGLTFALALGGILARPIESLSLFWPVNAVLTGVLLRYPRQATLLGFTLVWLGMVTADLACGSGWPPALWLNLCNLSVIVTVWLLLSRLPRLHRRMRSPRGVLSVFGACAAGATVAASLACAMATPWFEQSVRATWLAWFSEQFSTAVLLLPVLLTAPSTRALVRSSAQAVAMAPLLVLLASLAFSIAFGGPGAIAFPIAALLWCAWTYSPFLVSLLTLIAGSTLIVAVAQNLMHFSVPQSELGVTTLMSARLGIAMLILGPLVVACVSQTNRSLLARLAHQATIDHLTGALTRSAFSRRANALLDSRQKHAQALPLTLMMLDIDHFKSINDRHGHGVGDQVLRLFARTLQDQLHGGELLARMGGEEFVVLLPGLAPERASFTAERLRRAVQDLHLAQGDGRLQITVSIGLDGCAGHEPAPNLDDLLARADQALYRAKAYGRNRVEVAKAQRQVI, encoded by the coding sequence TTGTCGGTCGAGCCTATGGTTTATTCAGCCAAATCGCGCGTGTTGCCCTATGTGGCTCTGTTCGGCCTGACCTTCGCCCTGGCCCTGGGCGGTATCCTGGCGCGGCCGATCGAGTCCTTGTCGTTGTTCTGGCCCGTCAATGCGGTACTGACCGGCGTGCTCTTGCGCTACCCGCGCCAGGCCACCCTGCTGGGGTTCACGTTGGTCTGGCTGGGCATGGTCACCGCCGACCTGGCCTGCGGCAGCGGCTGGCCGCCAGCGCTGTGGCTCAACCTGTGCAACCTGAGCGTCATAGTGACCGTGTGGCTACTGCTGTCACGCTTGCCGCGCCTGCACCGGCGCATGCGCAGCCCGCGTGGGGTGCTCAGTGTATTCGGCGCCTGCGCGGCCGGTGCCACAGTGGCGGCGAGCCTGGCCTGTGCCATGGCTACACCCTGGTTCGAGCAATCGGTGCGCGCCACCTGGCTGGCCTGGTTCAGCGAACAATTCTCGACGGCGGTGCTGCTCCTGCCGGTACTACTGACGGCACCCTCCACACGGGCACTGGTGCGCAGCAGCGCCCAGGCGGTAGCCATGGCGCCTCTATTGGTGCTGCTGGCCTCGCTGGCCTTCAGCATCGCCTTCGGCGGGCCAGGCGCGATTGCCTTCCCGATCGCGGCACTGCTGTGGTGTGCATGGACCTACTCACCGTTTCTGGTTTCGCTGCTGACCCTGATTGCCGGGAGCACGCTGATCGTCGCGGTGGCGCAGAACCTGATGCACTTCAGCGTGCCGCAAAGCGAGCTTGGGGTCACCACACTGATGTCGGCTCGCCTGGGCATCGCCATGCTGATACTTGGGCCACTGGTGGTCGCCTGTGTCAGCCAGACCAATCGCAGCCTGCTCGCGCGCCTGGCGCATCAGGCCACCATCGATCACCTGACCGGCGCGCTGACCCGCAGCGCCTTCAGCCGCCGCGCCAACGCCCTGCTCGACAGCCGGCAAAAACATGCACAGGCGCTACCGCTGACCTTGATGATGCTCGATATCGACCACTTCAAGTCGATCAACGACCGCCACGGCCACGGCGTGGGCGATCAAGTGCTTCGCCTGTTCGCCCGGACCCTGCAAGACCAGTTGCACGGTGGCGAGCTGCTGGCGCGCATGGGCGGTGAGGAGTTTGTGGTACTGCTGCCAGGCCTGGCACCGGAGCGCGCCAGCTTCACCGCCGAACGCCTGCGCAGAGCAGTCCAGGACCTGCACCTGGCACAGGGCGACGGGCGCCTGCAGATCACCGTCAGTATCGGCCTGGACGGTTGCGCCGGGCACGAGCCGGCGCCGAACCTGGACGACCTGCTGGCCCGTGCGGACCAGGCGCTGTACCGCGCCAAGGCCTACGGCCGCAATCGTGTCGAAGTGGCGAAGGCGCAGCGCCAGGTGATTTGA